Proteins found in one Pyrus communis chromosome 15, drPyrComm1.1, whole genome shotgun sequence genomic segment:
- the LOC137718027 gene encoding protein disulfide isomerase-like 5-2: MGRMMGMRVRPLWCWALLILLAAVDSPAVAVASSWAVDGTVLELDDSNFDSAISALDLVLVDFYAPWCGHCKRLSPQLDAAAPLLAGLKHPVAIAKLNADKFTSVARKYEIDAYPTLKLFMHGVPMEYNGPRKAESLVRYLKKFAAPDVSILESDSAISEFVQAAGTYFPIYIGFGLNESLVSKVAIKYKKKAWFSVAKDFSEDVMVLYDFDKVPALASLHPTYDERNIFYGPFEEEFLEDFIRQSLFPLAMPINYETLKSLSDDERKIVLTIVEDEDEEKSKKLINILKSAASANRDFVFGYVGIKQWEDFADTFGANKKTKLPKMVVWDRMEEYITVNGSESIDEEDQASQVSQFIQGYKEGRIIKERIGGPSFASFMTSFIGIGTVYIIVFVVIVMMLIRSINKEDDESPVARTGDQVDRATSSTVEAESKEHRSGEKED, translated from the exons ATGGGGAGGATGATGGGCATGCGCGTAAGGCCGTTGTGGTGTTGGGCGCTTCTGATATTATTGGCAGCAGTAGATTCGCCGGCGGTAGCAGTGGCGTCGTCGTGGGCGGTGGACGGGACGGTGTTGGAGCTCGACGATTCCAACTTCGATTCCGCCATCTCCGCCTTGGACCTGGTCTTGGTTGATTTCTACGCCCCCTGGTGCGGCCACTGCAAGCGTCTTTCTCCTCag TTGGATGCAGCTGCCCCCTTGCTTGCTGGGTTGAAACACCCGGTAGCGATTGCAAAACTCAATGCTGACAAATTCACCTCTGTAGCTCGAAAATACGAAATCGA TGCATATCCGACCCTCAAACTGTTTATGCACGGTGTTCCCATGGAATACAATGGACCCAGGAAGGCAGAATCGCTCGTTCGCTATCTGAAGAAGTTTGCAGCTCCTGATGTTTCCATACTTGAATCAGACTCTGCTATTAGTGAATTTGTCCAAGCTGCTGGCACTTACTTTCCTATATATATTGGTTTTGGGTTGAACGAGTCTTTGGTATCGAAGGTAGCCATAAAGTACAAAAAGAAGGCTTGGTTTTCGGTTGCAAAGGATTTCTCCGAAGATGTAATGGTGTTGTATGATTTTGACAAGGTTCCTGCTTTGGCATCCCTTCATCCAACGTATGATGAGCGCAACATCTTCTATGGCCCCTTTGAAG AGGAGTTTTTGGAAGATTTTATAAGACAAAGTTTGTTCCCTTTGGCCATGCCCATAAACTATGAGACATTAAAGTCATTGAGTgatgatgaaagaaaaattgttttgacaATCGTGGAAGATGAGGATGAAGAGAAGTCTAAGAAActtatcaatattttaaaatcaGCGGCATCTGCAAATCGGGACTTTGTATTTGGTTATGTTGGGATCAAACAGTGGGAAGACTTTGCTGATACCTTTGGAGCCAACAAGAAGACGAAACTACCAAAAATGGTTGTCTGGGATCGAATGGAGGAGTACATTACA gtAAATGGGTCAGAAAGCATTGATGAGGAAGATCAGGCGTCTCAAGTCTCACAGTTTATACAAGGATACAAGGAAGGAAGAATAATAAAGGAAAGAATTGGCGGTCCATCATTTGCGAGCTTTATGACTTCATTTATAGGGATTGGAACTGTGTACATAATCGTTTTTGTGGTTATAGTAATGATGCTTATTCGATCAATCAATAAAGAAGACGACGAATCCCCTGTGGCTCGTACTGGAGATCAGGTTGATCGCGCTACAAGCTCAACCGTTGAGGCTGAAAGCAAAGAGCACAGATCTGGAGAAAAGGAAGATTAG
- the LOC137718355 gene encoding alpha-(1,4)-fucosyltransferase-like — MQLKPFNSFTIAFMMSGAFFILFFCSFLEFPPISTSVQPTNDPSPSLTNSAPDPFTHLIGAFRKWDARVGCPRFKEKHKQQLFPKNSSSLQQIRGESECGEAKPGHVSVLVEGWTWIPDNLDNLYSCPCGLSCLWTKSSVLADKPDALLFETTTPPLQRRTGDPLRVYMDLEAGRKRSGVEDIFISYHAEDDVQSTYAGALFHNGRNYHVSPYKQKDTLVYWSSSRCLPRRNKLAHKLLSLLPHHSFGKCLNNVGGLDMALSFYPECASDTSVTQKWWDHLHCAMSHYKFVLAIENTMTESYVTEKLFYALDSGSVPIYFGAPNVWDFVPPHSIIDGTKFSSLEELASYVKSLASDPVAYAEYHAWRRCGVMANYVKTRALSLDTLPCRLCEAVSRKGGRNGRTK; from the exons ATGCAGTTAAAGCCCTTCAACTCCTTCACCATCGCCTTCATGATGAGCGGCGCCTTCTTCATCCTCTTCTTCTGCAGCTTCCTCGAATTCCCGCCTATATCGACCTCAGTCCAACCCACCAACGATCCCAGTCCGTCCCTCACCAATTCCGCACCCGACCCGTTTACCCATTTGATCGGCGCGTTCAGGAAGTGGGATGCCCGGGTGGGTTGCCCCCGTTTCAAAGAGAAGCACAAGCAGCAGCTGTTCCCGAAAAACTCTTCTTCTCTGCAGCAAATTCGTGGGGAATCGGAATGTGGGGAGGCGAAACCGGGGCATGTTAGCGTGTTGGTGGAAGGGTGGACATGGATTCCTGATAATTTGGATAATTTGTATTCGTGCCCGTGTGGGTTGAGCTGTTTGTGGACTAAATCTTCGGTTCTTGCTGACAAGCCTGATGCTTTGCTGTTTGAGACCACTACACCTCCCCTTCAG AGACGCACTGGAGATCCACTTCGTGTGTACATGGATCTTGAGGCTGGCAGGAAGCGATCTGGTGTTGAGGATATATTTATAAGTTATCACGCCGAAGATGATGTGCAGTCCACCTATGCTGGTGCACTCTTTCACAATGGTCGAAATTATCACGTGTCTCCTTATAAACAAAAA GACACACTTGTTTATTGGTCATCATCGCGCTGTCTACCTCGAAGAAATAAGCTTGCCCACAAGCTTCTCAGCTTACTACCCCACCATTCATTTGGCAAGTGCTTGAACAACGTCGGCGGCTTGGACATGGCCCTTTCTTTCTACCCCGAGTGTGCAAGTGATACTAGTGTCACCCAAAAATGGTGGGATCATTTACATTGTGCCATGTCTCACTATAAGTTTGTTCTTGCCATCGAAAACACAATGACAGAGAGTTATGTGACGGAGAAGCTATTTTATGCCCTAGACTCTGGGTCAGTTCCAATCTATTTTGGTGCCCCTAATGTCTGGGACTTTGTTCCTCCCCATTCGATAATCGATGGCACTAAATTTAGCAGCTTGGAGGAATTGGCATCTTACGTGAAGTCCCTCGCCAGTGACCCAGTTGCGTATGCCGAGTACCATGCCTGGCGAAGATGCGGGGTGATGGCGAATTACGTTAAAACGCGAGCATTGAGCCTTGACACATTACCATGCAGGCTCTGCGAAGCTGTTAGCAGAAAAGGTGGGAGAAATGGAAGAACCAAGTGA